From Salinicola endophyticus:
CTGCAGATATTGGTACATCTGCTTGGCGTTCCAGTGCAGCACCGGGGCTACCTTGAGCAGGCCATCGGCGTTACGCGACAGCGGCTGCATGCGCGAACGCTCCGGGGTGTCTTCGGCGCGCAGGGCGGTGAACCAGACGTCGGGCGCGGCTTCTGCCAGCGCGCGGCGGAAGGGTTCGAGCTTGACCTCTTCGGTGAAGGCGGCATGGCCGGGATCGTCGATGGTCGGCATCGGCCCTTCGAGCGACTCGCGGTGGGCGCGGGAGCGGCGCGGATGATAGATGCTCAGGTTGAGATCGAGCAGGCGGGTCAGCTCTTCGGCGAAGCGATAAGTCGCTGGAGTGTTGTAGCCGCTGTCCATCCATACCACCGGGATATCGGGACGCACCCGGGTGACCAGATGCAGGATGACCGCCTCGAAGGGGCGAAAGTTGGTGGTGCAGATCGCGGTCTGATCCAGCCCCAGCGCGAATTCGGTGATCGCCAGCGGGTCGTGGCCGATATCGCGGTTGAGGGCGTCGAGATCCAATGCCATGGCAAGCTCCTGGGCCGGCGGGCCGGTCGCTTGACCGGTCGCACACGGGATAATGAAAGAGGTGAAACGGATGCTGGCACTCTAGCAACGTGGGTTTTGCGTTGACCAATACCGTTTGGTTAGAACGATATATAACGTTTTTGCCACATGTGCATGTTCATCTAGATGTTTTGGTTATTGAACGCTGAACCCTCGGCCGCAGTCGACGAGGTCGCTGCGTCCCCGTCGTTTGCAGAGCCCAGGGCTGTCATCAGGCGTCCGATCTTGGCCAGTGTCTCGCGGTACTCCTCCTCTTCGTCTGAGTCGGCCACCACGCCGCCGCCGCCCCACAAGTGCAGGGTGTCGCCATCCGCCACCAGGGTGCGGATGGCGATCGAGGTATCCAGATGTCCGCGGCGGTCGACATAGCCGAGGCTGCCGCAGTAGACGCTGCGCTGGCTGGATTCCAGCTCGTCGATGATCTGCATGGCCCGCCGCTTGGGGGCGCCGGTGATCGAGCCGCCGGGGAAGGCGGCTGCGAGCAGATCCAGCGCGCTGGCTTCCGGGCTCAGCTCGCCGCGGACCACGCTGACCAGATGATGGACGTTGGCGTAGCTTTCCAGGGCGCACAGTCGTGGCACGTGCACGCTGCCGAAGCGGCATACTCGTCCCAGATCGTTGCGTAGCAGGTCGACGATCATCACATTCTCGGCGCGATCCTTGGGGCTCTCCTGCAGTGCCTGGGCCAGCGCCGCATCGGCCTGAGTCGTCTCCCCGCGTGCCCGCGTCCCCTTGATCGGGCGCGTCTCCACCTGTCCGTCAGCGACCCTGACGAAGCGCTCCGGGGAGAGCGAGGCGATCGCCTTGTCATCCCAGCGTAGATAGCCGCCGTAGGGCGTGGGCGTTGCCTGGCGCAGGCGGCGGTAGGCGTGCCAGGTATCGCCGCGGAAGCGGGCGGTAAAGCGCTGGGCGAGATTGACCTGATAGCAGTCGCCAGCATGGAGATAGTCGATCACGCGGCGGAAGCGCTCGCCGTAACCGGCGCGATCGATATCACTGACGAAGGGCTGCGTCAGTACGATGTCCTCCTCCTGTGGCGGTGGCATGGCCAGCCAGCGCTCGACCTGGCGGCGACGCTCCGGGCTGGCCACCAGCCAGGTCTGCTGGACCTGATGGTCCTGGATCAAGGCCCAGTCGTAGAGGCCCAGGCGGGCGTAAGGCAGATCGGGGCCAGGGCGCGACTCGGGTGGATTGCCCTCTGGTCGATGGTCGCGCGCCAAGGTGTAGCTCCAGTAGCCGAGCAGCCCGCCGATGAATGGTAGCTCGTCGAGGGTGCCGGCGAGGGCTGCCGGTATCTGGGGCAGGTCATGCTTCAGGGCATGGGCAAGCAGCTCGCGCTGTGCTGCGAACGGCGCCGAGGGAAGAGGTGGCACGCCGTTATCGCAGTGCACGCCGGCTTCGTCCACGCTCAGGGTATAGAGCGGGTCGCTGGTGAGTATGTCGAAACGTCCCCCCGGCGCGGCCGGGCGGCCACTATCGAGCAGCACGGCGCCCGGCCGCTGGCGCAGCGCGGTGAAGTGGTGGGCAGGATCGCTGGCGTAGGGGAGCTCGGTGATAGCGAGTTGAAGTCGCGCCTCTGGCATGCCTGGGGTACTCGGTGCACGGGGACTCGCGTGCTTCGCGAGAGCGACGCGGGCCCGGATAAAAGGATGGTTTGGCGCGAGTGTATCGGGCGCGGCGCGGATGAGCGAGACCCGAAGCGCCCGCTGCGTTGTCCCCTGGCGACCCTGGACATGGTCGTGAGAGCGCTGCCGACAGTGTCGTAGGAGGACGTGCTATGGCGGCAGCGTTGGCAGTGGCGGGGAAGCCGCGAGGAGAGGGCGATTGTGCAAATGATTGTAGACAATGGTTCTTGAGCGACACATCGCCTTGCGACTAAAGTGGTGTTTCTATGGGGCGTTTTTGATTGCCCTTGCCAGAAATTCTTCCTACCATGACCCTTATTCCAGGTAATTGTTAACAATCAAGATGACTGACGATCTTCCATCAACACCTCAGGGCGATACCGACCTGCCTGAAGTCAGGACGCTGGCCGAGAGGGTGTTTCATCAGCTGCAGCGGGCGATCGTGCGCGGGGAGCTTCCCCCGGGAACACGTATCACCGAGCCCGAGCTGTCGTCGCGCTATGGCATTTCACGCGGCCCCCTGCGTGAGGCGATGCGTCGCCTCGAAACCTATCGCCTGATCGAGCGCGTGCCGCATGTCGGGGCGCGGGTGGTCAAGCTGTCGATGGATGAGCTGCTGGAGCTGTTCGACGTGCGCGAAGCGCTCGAGAGCATGGCGGCGAGGCTTGCTGCCCAGCATATGACAGCCGAAGAGATCGCGGGGTTGCGCGAGGTGCTGGCGGTCCACGAGCGGCAGGGCGACCTGGCCAGCGGTGAGGCCTACTATCAGCGTGAAGGGGACCTCGATTTTCATTACCGGATCGTGCAAGGCAGCCATAACCGTATGCTGATGACGATTCTGTGTGACGACCTCTACTACCTGGTGCGGCTCTATCGCACCCAGTTCAGCGCCAGTGGCAAGCGTCCACAGCGCGCCTTCGTCGAGCATCACCGTATCGTCGATGCGATCGAGGCGGGGGATGCCGAACTCTCCGAGCTGCTGATGCGGCGCCATGTCAGCGCCTCCCGCGAGAACGTGGCGGCGAGCTATGCGCTGACGCTGGGCGAGGAGAAGGTGACTCCCGCTGAGGCCGGGGCAACGTCCGATGAGCAGTCCGACCGTTGATAGCAACCTTGGGTAGCGGTTCGGGTGTGGTGATTCGCAGTCCGGGTGCGACGAGCAGCGGGTAAACGGATCGGTAGAGAAGCCAATGACGAAGGAGAGCGAGATGTCACAGTCGACGCCCGGCGCCCGTTTTCGCG
This genomic window contains:
- a CDS encoding GntR family transcriptional regulator, with product MTDDLPSTPQGDTDLPEVRTLAERVFHQLQRAIVRGELPPGTRITEPELSSRYGISRGPLREAMRRLETYRLIERVPHVGARVVKLSMDELLELFDVREALESMAARLAAQHMTAEEIAGLREVLAVHERQGDLASGEAYYQREGDLDFHYRIVQGSHNRMLMTILCDDLYYLVRLYRTQFSASGKRPQRAFVEHHRIVDAIEAGDAELSELLMRRHVSASRENVAASYALTLGEEKVTPAEAGATSDEQSDR
- a CDS encoding phosphoadenosine phosphosulfate reductase family protein — encoded protein: MALDLDALNRDIGHDPLAITEFALGLDQTAICTTNFRPFEAVILHLVTRVRPDIPVVWMDSGYNTPATYRFAEELTRLLDLNLSIYHPRRSRAHRESLEGPMPTIDDPGHAAFTEEVKLEPFRRALAEAAPDVWFTALRAEDTPERSRMQPLSRNADGLLKVAPVLHWNAKQMYQYLQAHDLPNNFDYFDPTKVEDKRECGLHLQH
- the pabB gene encoding aminodeoxychorismate synthase component I, with translation MPEARLQLAITELPYASDPAHHFTALRQRPGAVLLDSGRPAAPGGRFDILTSDPLYTLSVDEAGVHCDNGVPPLPSAPFAAQRELLAHALKHDLPQIPAALAGTLDELPFIGGLLGYWSYTLARDHRPEGNPPESRPGPDLPYARLGLYDWALIQDHQVQQTWLVASPERRRQVERWLAMPPPQEEDIVLTQPFVSDIDRAGYGERFRRVIDYLHAGDCYQVNLAQRFTARFRGDTWHAYRRLRQATPTPYGGYLRWDDKAIASLSPERFVRVADGQVETRPIKGTRARGETTQADAALAQALQESPKDRAENVMIVDLLRNDLGRVCRFGSVHVPRLCALESYANVHHLVSVVRGELSPEASALDLLAAAFPGGSITGAPKRRAMQIIDELESSQRSVYCGSLGYVDRRGHLDTSIAIRTLVADGDTLHLWGGGGVVADSDEEEEYRETLAKIGRLMTALGSANDGDAATSSTAAEGSAFNNQNI